A window of Littorina saxatilis isolate snail1 linkage group LG7, US_GU_Lsax_2.0, whole genome shotgun sequence contains these coding sequences:
- the LOC138971179 gene encoding cerebellin-3-like — translation MAIVGKQCFCFCLLFVFTKTTALHKRSDDVSPQALMTLVQQQAAAIQRLEARLTGVEATNQQQSSTIADLNTKLSDVNSSSSVGLNNINTRLDTTVLFTAHMSKGPVTVGDSSPIRFDAVVINVGGGYNPATGVFTAPVSGVYVVYAQLMIHSNLLSISWVLDKSGTVLCMNRLEQASTYDTSSCLATTRLHKGEQVFVGRHSGDQTLEGASWCSFSGFLLSRDP, via the exons ATGGCGATCGTTGGAAAACAATGTTTCTGTTTCTGCTTGTTGTTCGTGTTCACCAAAACAACAGCGCTACACAAACGCTCTGATGACGTCAGCCCGCAAGCCCTGATGACGCTGGTCCAACAGCAGGCTGCCGCCATCCAGAGACTGGAAGCTAGGCTGACCGGCGTTGAAGCCACGAACCAGCAACAGTCCAGCACAATCGCTGACCTCAACACAAAACTTAGTGACGTCAACAGCAGCTCGTCTGTCGGACTGAACAACATCAACACTCGTCTTGACACTACAG TGTTGTTTACAGCCCACATGAGTAAAGGTCCAGTCACCGTAGGAGATAGTTCTCCCATCAGATTTGACGCTGTGGTCATCAACGTTGGGGGAGGGTACAACCCCGCCACAGGCGTCTTCACTGCCCCCGTGTCCGGTGTGTATGTCGTGTACGCCCAGCTGATGATACACAGCAATCTTCTATCCATCTCATGGGTTCTGGACAAGTCTGGCACCGTCTTGTGCATGAATCGCTTGGAGCAGGCGAGTACCTACGACACATCGTCCTGCCTAGCCACGACGAGGCTGCACAAAGGGGAACAAGTGTTCGTAGGACGTCATTCGGGAGACCAAACACTTGAGGGAGCCTCCTGGTGTTCCTTTTCTGGCTTTCTTCTGTCCAGAGATCCTTGA